The DNA region TAATAAGATTAAATTGCTTGTCGCCTAAGTTATTGATTATTATTGTGGtagaataataaaattaaatttcaaaagaaCATTTAAAAGCAACtaattgattattattatttattagttttaaggacttatttttattgctttatttaaaaaatgattaatgGATATATTCTTTTGGAGTGAAAGATAATATTGTTTATCTTAGCGCTAGTTAAAAATTGAtcctaaatttattaaaataaatactcatatatatatatctaacagATAATGGATATATTCTTTCAACCGAGTGTAAAATTATGATCCAATTAAATTATGTGATTATAAAATTATCTTCTTTTTTGGATTTATTTAGCTACTTTTTCAACTAGCAAATCACAGTGAGTAGTtcaaatggtaaaaaaaaaatatcattagaAATAGTAGAAATTttatagattaaaaaaaatcaacatacaactttgaattttattagttaaaaataataaaatgactCAAATGATGTAATTATTAAAAGGATGACTTTTTTTTAGTCAAAAAGTATCATAGGATATTTTATATccaagatattttttttattctaatatATATTGGGGTAGTAGCTAcccaatgaaaattttaattattttattttaataaaaaaaatattattacatcaAAATATTagttattaatttaataaaaatgtaCTTAAGAAATCTAAATACTATtgtattaaaatattctttttcaacttagttaaaatcatttaatttttttcaaaatcattttaaattaatcaaaattaattttaaatagttataaaagttactaaataattattacaaagtttaattaaatcctaaaagtttaaatcataaattttgaattctaaacactattatatcaaaatattatttatcaagcttcatcaaaattatttaatttcatcaaaataactttaaaataattataaaactaTTAAATAACTATTACAATAGTATAATAGCTATGTTGGAGTAATTAGTTGTAATTACTATAATAAAGttaaagtaaaataataatattttgcttaaattatattaaaagttAGAGTATTCTTGAAATAACCATCAAGGTAAATCGCCTTTACTTGTGTGTCCCATTTGgaagaattttttttgtaaattcaCTAACTGAGACTCTAATCTCGGGTGCCTGGGTGACAACTTGAATGCCCTGTCATTGTATAACTATGGGCCTATTTATGTTGGGCTAAATCATTTGGCTAAAGTGATAAGTGGCGTATGATTTGCCATTTGAGATCATGGTCTAATCTCATGATTAGTTTACTTGGATGAatgaaaactaaaattaaaaaaaaaatctctagcgaaaagaattttcatcatttactttattaaaatttttagatcGAAGAGAAACTTAATCTATCAACGGATGATTTTAGAgttaaaattatctcaaaatcgGTCAGAAAGCAATGGATGAAAAAAAATGACACATGTACCCtttttaattcataaaattaCACCGTATAAAAAAATGACGTGTGTACcttttttaactcacaaaattacatCGTGTATCTAAAAAAATAACATAtgtatcattttttatttataaaattacgtTGTATatattcaccttcctctatcaagataaacaaacatgtaaagggagagatttcttcatcctttcttttctatttcttcaAAGATAATTTTCCATTATAGATTTTTTTCCCTTCCTCATATGCGCTTTAGAGTAAAGCGAGCATTAGAGTTGGTAGGATGTAAATTATTGGACCACATACAACCCTCCACTCCATCCATGATACCTGATTATCTGTCCACTTTTTTTAGATTAAGGGATGATTTATAATACAATTATGATCGGATCGTAGCTATGATTCGACTTTAATTGGTTATGATCTCTCCTTGTCTTTACCTTTCCATCCATATTATAGTTTAAGTCTCTCCTTGGCTTCACCTTCCTACCCACATTTTAGTTTAGGTCGGGGGTGGGTGGTCAGAGGCCATCTCCCGCTTGACACCTAGTAACTCGCCCATCCGCCGATTGCCGATAGTCTTTGAATGGCCTCTGATCATCCATCCTAATATAAACTATAATCTAAATAGAATCCATCCTAATATAAATTATAATCTAAATAGAAAGACAAACTCAAAGCATAATTAATTACAATTGAATCACGATGATAATTCAATCGTTATTATATTATGGACCATCTGGAGGGATCTTCTCTCCCATTCCACTTGCCACGTTTTCGGATACTATTGAGCCAATTGTCTGTTGCCATGTTCGGCTAAACCACCTCAAATTATAACTGACAAATGGGCGAGTTCAGATCCTCTATCCCTAAATTTGTATGTTCCTTTGTCTTTTTGTCGATCGGACGAATCAAATTATATCTCAAGGATAtcttgcacatcacgaggatactgtaCATATCTTAAAAATGTCATGAtatcttgagatgtaatctggtccgtccaATAGACAGGAGATAGAGGAATTTGGGGATATGAACTGCAAATGGGCCGGCTGAGCCGGACACAAGAGAACTCAAATTAGATGGAAACTGGCCATGGCTCCAGCAAAGCTTGGCGCTCCGGATGCAGAGCTCAGAGATGGCGAAGACCAATCGCCGGCTGCTGTCTTTGCAGTTCTTCTTAGCTTTCCTCTCGATCTCGTTTGCCGCTGGGTTCCAGTCCGATGAGTTAATGCAGGATGACGAGGAGTTCGGGCTCGAGGGCGGCCGACCAGCCGCCGATCCCCAGCTCTACATCCCTACCCAAACACCAGTCCGCCGAAGACCCGAACTTGATCTGCTAGCCGGATCCTCCGATTCGAAGTCGATCCAGTTCTCTCTGGAGCATGAGTTGGGAACCCCTGGGTTCTCGCCTGCTGGAACTTTTACGGCTCGCCTCAAGTCCTGGAGCCATGGAGGACAGGTATAGATGAGTTTTCACTttccctttgttttttttttctacgaTGATCTACCgctatttagttttagtttttgaTGATTCCTTTTCTGATCGGGTGGGGAAAAAATGTAATTTTTACCGATTAAGCGCTATAGTGAGAGTGTTGGCCTTTTACCATTCAAATTATTGCTTCTCTCAGTGATGTTGGATATGATTGCAGACTCTAACTAAGCTTAGGTTCTCGAGAAACGCACTgacagaggaagaaaagaaggctTTCAAGGTAATTTGCTTTCGAAGAAAATGTCTTTTTTTGTGCGACTGGAATTTAGATGAGTAATAGAATTGACGCTAAATTTAATTTGCTGCAGAAACTATTGAAAGAAGATGGCTACTATACGATCAGAGTGCCATCTAATGTGTTAGATCCTCCAGGAAGAGATTTTGTTGTTTCATCAGTCAGAGCTGTGAGTAAACAACCCGTTGATTTTCTAATCCTTCTGTTTAACTTCAAATTTTTTCCACGTGTTCTATTCGCTTTTTCATTCTAATTTGAACCTGAAAGGCCAATTAATGATTCTGAAAATTCAGTTTTGTTTCTTAAGCACCATATAGTAACAAGATAGTGTCAGATCTTTAGGTCCGGCTTTATACTATGAAATAGTAAAATAAAGTTCATTATAGAGGTATGCATGAATTACAAGTCAATGACATAAGAATAAGGTCCACACTAAATATATTTCATTAGCCGATTTTCTTTTATCTACTTAACATGTCTTCACTTTGCAGTAGTTTTATAAGAGCACCCACATCAGTTTCCCTATCACTATatataaaatttaggataaataactcactttattaaatttatacaATCATTTTTCACTGCACATTACATCAACTAGCctaaaatttctattattttcaattttttattattttcttctctttcttctatttttttattattatatttatggaatgagtggaaggagagagattgaaaagaatgagtggaaggagagagattaaaaagaaatattattttacttttatggtagaggtttcattccctaaatttagagaatcactattcatcaaatctaaatttagggaatagatagggtagctgatgtaaatattttttagctaccctatccaaaatttaggATATAATCTTTAGATAGGGtaattgatgtggatgctctaattGTTGGTTCTAAATGTTTGGGTCAGATTATGTAAGCTTgtttatacacacacacacacaagaaatGTCTAGTTAGATTTTTTACCTTTCAACTCTTCCATGAGTTCAACTATGGTTACATGATTTTTCTTGAGATACCTAGTTGATGCTTTTGCAAGCTTGTAAATTTGTTTTAAGATAATTCTTTCATGGACTAGTTTAAGATATTATCCTCCAGATAATAATCAATAATGTTTTGGAATGTAAAACaaatttacaattttttattttatgtgcAACTTTATCAACATATTATCAATCTCTTTAAACCATACGGTGTTTTGCATGATTATGAAAATGGGCATCATGTATCTGTATTTCATAATATTCAAGATCATTTCCTGAAGGATATCATGTTGATTTTGATTGTGCTTAATAGCAATAGAAGTAGATGGATTTAGTTTTTACATGCAATTGGATGCCAATTGCTACTTCTCTAACTAGGTTTTTGTTTCAGAGGTGCATCCCTAGAGAGATTTTGGACGAGCATTTTATCATCCATGCGGTAATTACTATTTCTTTTGATTGGCATGTGTAATGATATCCAGTTATTTGTAAAAAAAACCTTCATGCATAGTTCCTTCCCATACGGCCATGTTACTTGAAAATTGTgtcttgtgtttatttacattcttTGATAAGAAATTAGCTAAAATTCTTTGTTGCTCATACTTCAATTAATTTTTTTGGTTTATATCGAACTATGCATATATGCACTAAAAGGGTGTCTCAGTAGTGATGAGCTTCATCATTGTTACGTGACCTGCTATTATTTGAGTGATGGGAAATAGTTCTCTTTGCTTGCAAGTGTAGTCTTTCTGGAATTCTTGTTAGAGTCATCATGGTTCTTAAATATATGGTATTGTTTGGGAAGATTTAAGCTTGGGACCAACCAAAGTCTATAAACATCCATCCTATATTCCTATGTCATAAGAGTAAAAGAACTCAATTTGTTCTACATAGCTGTAAAATATTTGaactttagaatatttttatgtgtaTCCATAGTTGGTAAACTCGGTCCATCTCGATCTGGAACAACGTAGATGGAATGAGATTGACAGTGGCCGATTTGATTCCAGTCAATTTCTCAAACAAGTCCCTGATTTCCTCTTAAATGTTGATAAAAGACAATAATATTTTGGGGCAACTTGATGGAATTAGAGGAAAATTCAAAAGTTCAAATGACATATCTTTCTATTCATACAACTCATTATGGTTTTTAAAGGTGTTTTCCATTCATCACTAATTCTAGATTAGTTATACCCAAGGTTCAAATCTCGAGTCGCGCTGAGACCAATATTGTTCCGATGTATTGTGTTGTTGGCGAATTGGTGAttgaaggaggaaggagatgaagaaaaagaaaaaaataaaacaacttgTGTTCGATTTGAAATAGTATAGTTTTGACATTATCCTGTATGCACACAAgttaacaaataataataatattatctcGATTCATCTTGGTTATACCCAATACAAAAGTCATCGTGATTAACTCTTGTGCTCCAACTATCAACTTGTGCATGCCATAAAGTGTAGATATATATTCAACAGTGATCTTATTGATGACATGATTGACTAAAAAATGATTTTCCAGAGTTCTCTCTTTTAGGGGTCAGTAGTGCATGGACAAGACAAGAACTTATACTTTTCTAAAAAGTGTGCTTTGATTTGTATATTTAATTCAGCTCTTTCTTGCAACTCATGTGGTAGTGTGGGGATTTGGTAATTGAGAATCTGGAACAAGGAGTATGTGTTGAACTATGTCTAAAGGTGGTAAGTCATTGTGAAACTCTTCAAAAGTTATGTCTTGAAAGTCCCTTGAGGTTTCCTTAAGGTTAGCAAATGGGTTACTAGTGTCAACTTTAGTGTCCTGGCCACTAAAGCCAGCATCACTCTtagatccttctcttctttctcaaATTTTGATTGTGGTAGGAGGTGAAGGAACTGACTTAATGattgagttgattttatttgtgaCTTGGATTTGGGCTCAATTAAAGTAGGTTTTGATATGGTTCACCGCCGGGGCAATGGTGCAGCGACAGGGTGCATTTTCAGTTTCCCTTCCTAGGCATCTAAGGATCGAGACCCAGCTTCGGCGAATTAACTGATGGGTTGATGCGTCACCCGctgtgcttcccgatttacctagTGGTAAGTGGAAAATTTACATGAGACCTGTCCAATCACCCCAAGATTACGGCATAGTCGGCATAAGCTGGATACAGGATACCTGGTGCTAACCACCACCACTAATATTCTGCCCACAATATGTTGTCTATGCAGGAACCCATTCAACATAAATCAGACATCTTCCTATGACTGAGAAATATTTGATTTACTCATGCAACTTTGTGACGATTTTGGGTGGTGTTCTAGTTGAGTTGTATTCTAGAAAGGGCCATTGTAGTAACAACATTTATGTAACTCTCATTATCTATTACAATTTTGCATGCTCGCTTTCTATATTTTGCAGTGGTTTAAAAAATATTAGTGTGGTTCTATGTCTCATTGTATCTAGCATTGTGATGAGATGCAAAGCACCATGTGAGATCCCATATTTTTTCTCATCTCCATTAGTTTAAGGATTCATAAGGTTTCAATCTCTTCATCACTCCCTTGACTTTCACAGCGATGTCTTCATGTTCAGGTGTTATGGCCAACACTATACGGGCCATTTTGACACTAGGTGACCTCCACCATGGCAAATAAAGCACTGGCACTAGGAATAAAGTTAGATTAATATTAGGAACCACTAGCCGCTTAAGGGTTTGAGTGTTGGGGATAGTTTTATGGCCTTCTCTAACTTTACAGTGCATAGGAGTTCTCATACTTACTTCGACATTCTATCACACTTAAAATTTATACTTAACTATGACTGACTATACAGTTGATCTCAAGGGCTTAAATAACACTGGAACATACTTTTTAGTTAGCTTTTCAATTGATCTCAAGCCCCCCCTCCCCTCCCCTGCTTTCAGGTAGGTGTACATCATATGCTCTAGAAGTAGCAGACGATTCTGCTGGATTCATGAGATTAAGAGGTACCACTTCTACCTTTCTCATATAGAGAGCCATAACTTGTAAATGTTTGTTTCCCAGGGCAAACAATACTTGCTCTTGGGTTCTTACTTGATTCATTAAGTTCAGTTGCATTACTGGTTCCTCTTCTCTTTCTATGTCAGGTGCCATTGATGTGTGCTAGTATCCAGAATTTGTACATAAGTGACGAAGTTGGTTTTAAAGTGGTATTAGGATAAATTAATATTCCATTCTAATCCTGCTAAAGTGTCAGAGTTGTATTCTTTGGGTTTAAGAAAGTGTATGTCTTTTGTGGTTAAGGCTTCAATCATATCTATAatagatattttaaaatgattatgcATGTGATTCATAGTTTTGCCTAAAAAGATGATATCTAATTGAAGATTATCTCCCTGGAATTGGCCATAGCCTTTGGCTTGGATATGAATTTGAATGTGTTTTACAAAGTCTCTTATGGTCATATTAAAGTTAGGATATAAGTATGTAATGCCTAAATTGGCATTCATGTCTACCTCTATAAGTCCAATGATAGCTTTTTTAGTATCGGAGAAACGAGTATAATGTAAGACTAATAAAACTTTTCCCACTAATTTGGCTCGAGTTAGTCCTCTTAGCCCCAAAATAATAAGTCCAAGATGAATATAATTGTGTTTTCTAAGATATAAAGCTTTGGCAGCCTCTTTTGTCATTAGTCCAAGTTTGACTTCTCCCCCATCGGGAAGATGAAGGACTTCTTGTCACGCCTATATACTGAtgttgaaaagtttaaaattccttgactatataattttctgggatttaaagtGTTTAATTGTTCATTGGAGAAAATTGTAAGATCTTTATTACTTCCTCTAATCTGAGAGGTCCTAAAGTTGAAGTACTATTTCTTCTGGTTATAGCATCTAACTATAAAGAAGATGTATTTGCTTCCATAGACTTTACTGTTGGAAGGATCATTAAAACGTTCAGTTTTTGTGGGACTTATTTTGttgataagttaaaaattttgaagTGACCGGTGGTGTCTTAGGAAGAGTTTTGCCTAAAGATAACTTGCTTAGATCTTTGTTAAGTTTAGCAAAAGCCTCCTTAAGTTCACTGGAATTTAGAAGTATGAGTTTCTAACTAGAGTAGTTTTGTTTCGATTAAAGTTAATCTATAATGAAGAGAAGTAATTAGTGCTATAATTGTATTATTTTGTTGTACCTGACTTTGATCTCCTTTTCCAGTAAGTTCAAGTTGACAATATTCGTCGTCTTTTGTAGTGAAGAAttatttagggggcgtttggttcttttctaggaataggaatcggaatgagaatcattgtattgtggaatgagaatgggtatgagcatggatattactcttaaaagcaatgtttggttagttgcatattttctatcggaataaatcaaaatttccttttttacccttaaaggaaaataagagaaaaaattagatgtgagagaaagatgaatgtgagagaaaaatatgatgaaagagaatggtgagagagaaagtatgatgagaaagaatgaagagagagaaagtatgatgagagaaaatgagaaaagtgagtgtgataggagagagcatgatgagagaagataagagagaaaatatgatgtgagagaaagtatgatgggagaggatgaagagagagaaaatgtaatgagaaaaaaatgaggagagagagtatgatgagagagaaagtatgatgagaaaaaagataacagtgagtgtgatgggagagattgaggagagagaaagtatgatgagagagaaagtgtgttgaggaaaaaagagaaaagagagtgtaatgggagagattgaggagagagaaagtatgatgagaaaaaaagaaggaagagagtacgatggaagagattgaggagagagaaagtataatgagaaagaaagtgtaataagaaaaaaaaaagaggaaagagagtgtgataggagagattaaggagagagaaagtgtgcgataaaatgatgagagagaaaatatgatgagagagaacaaggagaaagaagtgatatgaaagaaaaaataaataaatatattttgatatttgatattaagggagaaaattttagttttaggtccagaatatttttggaataagggaatattttgattgatgaaaatagggtaatgactcattgaaggagaggtatatgggaatgagttattacccaatttcaaggattcattcccttatttgtattactattcctataatccaaacattaacaatgacactcattctcattcctcactcctattcccctaaaccaaacgcccccttagtatATTCTATAGCATCTTCATAATGTGTATTTTCATATTtcaatttgtttatttatatttcaATTCTTCTAATAAGTGGTGTAGCTTATCTAATTTTTCATAAAGTTGTGTTTTGTTGCTTACAATCAAGTCTTTTGATTGAAGTAGTAGTTGTTGAGTATCTGTTTGTGGAACATGTTTTAGTTGAGGTGCTAAGTTTCTTGAAGTTTTAGGTAGTCCAGATTCCGTAAGACTTCTGCTAACAATTTTTGTTGTTGTAAAGAAACGGTAAGTAAGTTTTCTACCTTGTGTTCTAAGAATTGGCAATGAGATTCAACAGATAGGCCAAGACTCAGAAGAATATCAGTTATAGAATTCAAGTGTGCTTAATTAGAATGTAACATATGCAACTATGAATCACATgcataatcattttaaaatatctgTTACATATATGATTAAAGCCTTAATCACGAAACGCATACATTTTCTTAAACCCAAAGAATACAATTCTGACACTTTAGCAGGATTAGAATGgaatattaatttacaaaatcCTGATACCACTTTAAAACAAACTTCGTCACTTATGTACAAAACAGAAACAACTAACTTTCAGTTAGATTTTCTGAATATCAGCCCACATCAATGACACCTAACATAGAAAGAGAAGAGGAACCAGTAATGCAACTGAACTTAATGAATCAAGTAAAAACCCAAGAGCAAGTATTGTTTGCCCTGGGAAATAGACATTTACAACTTATGGCTCTCTATATGAGAAAGGTAGAAGTGGTACCTCTAAATCTCATGAATCCAGCAGAATCGACTACTACTTCTAGACCATATGATGTACGCCTACTTGAAAGCACCATGAAAACAATGGATTATGGTCAAGGACATCAACCAAGAACATGGATTGTACCATATACTAATAATAACTCATTAGTTAGAACTATAGGAAAACTTAGACTACTAGAAATGACTTTTTTTAGTAAAGATGTTGTGTTACTGAATATGACCCTTagttatatgatatttatttagaaCAATAGATACTCTCGGTAAAAAGAGATTATAAAGCCAAACATGAAATGGGCATAGAAACCGGAGATGCTATGATCCGTGTAGGGAAAAATTACTTAGGAGATGTAGCTAGAGCAGCTTGGGAAGACTTTAAAACTCACTTTCCAGAAGAAGTGACTTGTATTGCCTCACAAGGTAATAATATTCTTAATTTTTGCTATGCAATTTATAGACTTTTAACTGCACGAGATGCTAACACTGAACTAGATATAGGCAAAAAGAAGCTATGAGAGATTTAGTGCAACTCCAATTATTTAATTGGAATTATATTAAACCTTTCTTGAACGACTTTCTAGCTCTTACAGCCGTATTAGGAAACTACCCTAACCCAGCTTTAGAGGAAAGACTTTTCAGTAAACTACCAGGAGAATTAGGTAAAGAAATCCATAAATCTTGAATAGACTTACAAGTTCTAGCATTATATGACAACGTTGATGTACGTATACAATATATCTTAACTACACTTAAGACCAAATGCACTTACATACAAATACAAAAACAACTTAAGAACCAAATATATGGGTTCTGTAGTCAAATCTACACACCGCAACAATATGGAAGTCAACAGAAACAAATAAGATACAAACAAAAACATCGGAATAGACTCCCAGCTCCTAAACCAAAACTTACTCCCAAAAAGATTTATTATATCAAGAAAAGCGAAGAAAGAAAGCCCTatttaagtaaattatttaagtATGACGGTTTGAAACAGTCTTGGTAATAGGTTTCTGAAAACTCGTCTATGTCTTCATCAGGGCTGAAATCGAGTTTTCCTGTATGGAAATATAGGTTTTTTAGAGCAGGGTTTAGGTTTAGGACAGAGAGGTGGAAGAAGAAGTAGGGTTACAGGATTCAGCAGGAGGGGAGGGGTGTCACCACGCTTCCTAACGCTGACCTCGAAAGGGTAGGCGgacaaacaaaacaaaacaaacaaacaacaaccaagccttttcccactaggtggggtcggctgtacgaatccttttacgccattgagccctatctcctattatatcatcatctatatttaaataaattttatcttgttttattgttgctaaccaagtcttttttggtcgtcctcttcctcgtttgatatgcatgtttatcatagtttcacatcacttaactggagcatttattggtcgtctaagtatgtgtccgtatcatcttaaacgtgtctctcggagtttgtcctcaatagatgcaactccgactttctctctaatgctctcattccttattttgtccatcttcatatgtccacacatccaccttaacatcctcatccctgcaactctcatcttatgcttatgtgttcgagtcatagcccaacattcagctctatataacatagcaggtctaactacggttttatagaacttatctttaagtttaagaggtactttacggtcacataaaacacctgacgctcccttccatttcactcatcctgcttgtattctatgtaagacatctctctcaatccctccatcattttgtaaaaatgatcctaaatatttaaatctctcggttccgggcaactcgtcctctcctatcttaacaattgtttcattacttataatattgctaaacttaaattctatatattctgtctttaatctactaagtttaaaacctttcccttctagtgtttccctccaagattctagcttaacatttactccttcatgtgtctcatctatcaaaataatttttcatctacaaacaacatgcaccacggtactgtgtcttgaacgtgcgcagtgagttcgtccataattagtgtaaaaagatagggacttagggctgatccttgatgtaaccctatctttattggaaatgcttcagttactccgcctgaagtctttactctggtcgttacatcctcatacatatccttaattagttcaatatatgttacgctaacacctctcttttctaaaattctccatataatttctcttgggactctatcataagttttttctaagtcaatgaataccatgtgtagatcttgtttttgctcccgatatttttcaattaattgtctaagaagatgtatagcttctattgtcgaccttccaggcatgaacccaaattgattttctgtcactgtgatctccttccttaatcttttttatattactttttcccaaagtttcatagtatgcctcattagtttaatacccctatagtttgcacaattttgtatttctcccttgttcttatataagggaactagggTAGGCAGACAAGATGGGAGAAATAATAGGAGTAGATAGGAAAACCGCGTAATCCTTAGTAAGTAAAAGAACACGGTTAGGGGAAACAAGGAAATTAAGACCAAGAATAAGAGGTATTGATTTATGAGGCATAGGTTGAGTCCAAAGTTGGGCTAAAGTAAGGGGAGAGCTAAAAACACCACAATTCGTATAAAAACGGATATGGACATTTTTTACGAATTTATGACAACTAAGTTGCTGGCCGTCAAATTGGGGTACTTAAGAGCGGAGTATTGGTTGTCTTAATTAAAGTAGAGGGGAGAAAAAATGTGAGTAAACTTTCGTCAATGGTGGAGGTAGTGGCTCCGTTAtccataaaaacatgtaaaatAAGTTCATGGTCTTGGATATTCAGGGTACATTGTACGCGAATATCAATAGTGAGCCCAGTATTACAAATGCTTGGTGTTT from Zingiber officinale cultivar Zhangliang chromosome 4B, Zo_v1.1, whole genome shotgun sequence includes:
- the LOC121976908 gene encoding ER membrane protein complex subunit 10-like, yielding MQSSEMAKTNRRLLSLQFFLAFLSISFAAGFQSDELMQDDEEFGLEGGRPAADPQLYIPTQTPVRRRPELDLLAGSSDSKSIQFSLEHELGTPGFSPAGTFTARLKSWSHGGQTLTKLRFSRNALTEEEKKAFKKLLKEDGYYTIRVPSNVLDPPGRDFVVSSVRARCIPREILDEHFIIHADGVNILAVNYGSAEACQYPRLLRYPAKWSFTSYTVMKISEQAPRTPTFAEKLLAVEEGVGEGVKPPEKTFWAKYWMYLVPLVFIVLNAMTQAMSMPPEEGAAGQAAQLAPSANVRRR